The Cellulosimicrobium cellulans genome contains the following window.
GATTCCCCTCAGCGCCCGACGCGGTGCGCGAGCACGGTGAGCTCGACGCGCGAGCGCACCCCGAGCTTGCGGAACACGCGGCCGAGATGCACCTCCACCGTGCGGACCGACAGGTAGAGCTGGTCCGCCGCCTCCCGGTTGGACGCGCCCTGGACGACGAGCAGCGCGACGTCGAGCTCGCGCTCCGTGAGCTCGTCGGACCACCGCCCCCGGAGCTCGGCGAGCGCCTCGTCCGACACGTCGCTCTCGCGCACCGCGAGCCGGCACGCGTCCGGCGGCACGGGGCGGGGCACCGACGTCGGGTCGGCGCCCGGCCGCTGCCCACCGAGCACCCCGGGCAGCGGCGCGTGCAGTCCCGCGGCGCGCGCGGCGGCGGCCCACGACCCGGCGGGCGCCCCGCCCACCACCGTCCCGGACGCCCCCGCCGGTATCGGGGACCCGAGCGCGTCGTCGGTCACCGGCCCGCCGAGGAGCCGGACGACGTCGGCGTGCTCGTCCCGCGCGATCGTCGTCCAGGCGTCCGCCCCCGCGTCGTCGAACAGCTCGATCGCGGACAGGAAGAGGCCGTGCGCGCGCTGCAGCTCGCCCGCGCGCACGAGGGCGCGCGCGGCGCAGAGGTCGGTCCGCGCGTGCTCGTACGGCGAGGCCGTGGTCCGGTTCACCCGTGTCGCCCGCTCGAGCGGCACGGTGAGGTCCTCGGGCGCGGCCAGGGACACGTCGGCCCGGACGAGCGTCGCCGACCGCAGCGACGGCGGCAGCTCCTTCGCGTCCACCTTCCGTCGCGCCAGCGCGCGCTGCGCCGCGTCGTGGCGTCCCGCGACGACCCACGCCTCGACGTCGTCCAGCCCCGGCAGCGGGAGCATGCGTGCGCTGTCGGGACGCTCACGCTCCGCCGCGAGCTCCAGCAGCGTGGCCGCCTGGGTGACGTGGTGGGCGAACGCGGCACCCATCGCCCGGTCCACGAGGAGCCCGAGCCGCACCGGGCGGGACGTCGGGCTCGCGCACGTCTCCTCGAGCGCCGTCGCCACCGGGCCCACGACGCCCCGGGTCATCATGTCGAGACGACGGGCCGCCGCCACGCCGAGCCCGGCGAACGGCAGCCCGAGCGGGAGCCGGAACGCTGCCTCCGCGAGCTCGTCCGCGGCCCGGGTCAGGGTGCCACGCCACAGGTGCACGAGCGACTGCGCCAGCCGGACGTGCGCCTCCGCGAGCGGTGTGAGGGCGGCGTCCGGGCCGTCGAACCACCGGCCGCCGTCGCGGACCGGGGCGAGGGACGCGACGACGCTCGCGAGCGTCTGCGCCGCGTCGTCGAGCCGGTCGTCGGCGGCGAGGGCGAGCGCACGGCTCACCTGCAGCGACGCCTCGTGGTCGGGCCCGAGGTCGACGTCGGGGACCACGCCGCGCTCGCCCACGCCGAACACCGCCGCCCAGGACCGTGCGAGCGCGAGCCCCGCCGCCGTCTCGTCGTCGTCGCACCAGGACGCGAGGAACGTCGCCGTGTCGAGGAGCTGTGACGTGCTCACGCCGTCGCCCCGCTCCGCGTGCAGCCGCGCCGCGTTGAGCACGCCCGACACGACCCCCGCCACCGCGTCCGGCGCCAGGTCGTCGGGCTGCCCGCCGCGCAGGTAGGGCGAGAGCACGTCGTCGGGGACCTGGCCCTCGGCGAGCGTCAGCGCGGCGACGAGCGGCCCGAGCGTCCGCGCCCGCAGCGCGTCGTCGCCGCTGCGCGACGCCTTGCGCAACCAGTCCGCCGCGTCCTGCACGTGGCCCGACCGCAGCGCGGCGACACCCGCGATCGCGAACGCCTCGGCGCGGTGCTCGGTCGCGGCCTGGCTCGCCGCCTCCCGGGCGACCTCGTGCGCCCAGACGACGTCCCCGCGGTCCAGGTGCCGCCGCGCGATCCGCAGCAGCCCCGGGACGAGCGCCGGGTCGCCGACGAGCGTCGCGAGCGCCGAGTGCCACACCGAGACGTCGTCCTCACCGGCGCGGCGGTGCGCCTCGGCGAGCGCGACGTGCGCCGTCGTGCGCTCGGCGAGCCGCGCGTCCGCGTGGACCAGGGACCGCAGGCGCGGGTCGACGAACGCGAAGCGGCCACCCACGAGCGCGAGGTGCTCGGCGAGCGGACCGTCGAGCACCTCGTCCATCGCGAGGCCGGTCGCCGACAGCAGCAGCTCGGTCCGGTCGACGACGGCCACGGCCGCGACGAGGAGCGCGTGCCGCTCGCCCTCGCTGAGGGCGGCGAGACGGTCGGCGAAGAGGGAGCG
Protein-coding sequences here:
- a CDS encoding LuxR C-terminal-related transcriptional regulator, with amino-acid sequence MSEQHDYLVPEPHRRADTRSARRLERLSSRAQEIDRALAAVSEGKGGLVWTAERGMGASATLELVCEAVATSTFARPTLTLRCRPPAGAPAPGSAVVSLVSQVSQLAGGVVPERLTRVLEPVDPGFGYLPEVAAVALAELLLESFDGATVVLVADDLHLQDELSRAVLASLVAQRHAPVVLLGTATAGELDPSSGPFELRAVPPLAAADALHLLLVERRLAVAPHVAARLAGLLGGNAAALTQTAALLTPEQLSGGSILPDPLPAVPAVRSLFADRLAALSEGERHALLVAAVAVVDRTELLLSATGLAMDEVLDGPLAEHLALVGGRFAFVDPRLRSLVHADARLAERTTAHVALAEAHRRAGEDDVSVWHSALATLVGDPALVPGLLRIARRHLDRGDVVWAHEVAREAASQAATEHRAEAFAIAGVAALRSGHVQDAADWLRKASRSGDDALRARTLGPLVAALTLAEGQVPDDVLSPYLRGGQPDDLAPDAVAGVVSGVLNAARLHAERGDGVSTSQLLDTATFLASWCDDDETAAGLALARSWAAVFGVGERGVVPDVDLGPDHEASLQVSRALALAADDRLDDAAQTLASVVASLAPVRDGGRWFDGPDAALTPLAEAHVRLAQSLVHLWRGTLTRAADELAEAAFRLPLGLPFAGLGVAAARRLDMMTRGVVGPVATALEETCASPTSRPVRLGLLVDRAMGAAFAHHVTQAATLLELAAERERPDSARMLPLPGLDDVEAWVVAGRHDAAQRALARRKVDAKELPPSLRSATLVRADVSLAAPEDLTVPLERATRVNRTTASPYEHARTDLCAARALVRAGELQRAHGLFLSAIELFDDAGADAWTTIARDEHADVVRLLGGPVTDDALGSPIPAGASGTVVGGAPAGSWAAAARAAGLHAPLPGVLGGQRPGADPTSVPRPVPPDACRLAVRESDVSDEALAELRGRWSDELTERELDVALLVVQGASNREAADQLYLSVRTVEVHLGRVFRKLGVRSRVELTVLAHRVGR